The genomic interval AATATTGAAAGCTTACTGAGAGCTTTTATTTTGTCTTCAGGAGAAACTTTATATAATATTGTTTGCTATAAGTTATAGCAGGCTGACGTTGCGAACTAAGCAAAAAAAAAAAGTAGGGTTTGTTAATTAAGGTGTTAAACGAGGTCATATATCCAAGTTTGCGGCAAATAGAACATATCCAATCCTGCCTTGTACAGGCAACCCTTTATTGAACAGATCATACAAACCATTTATATAAATATATTATTTACTTACACAATTTTGTTCTTCCATAAAATATGGTAATATTTGGTTAATATCTATATTAGATATATAATATGGTGATATTTGGATATCTAAGAATATTTGATTCAAAGTATTATCAAATACTTCTTTATCAGTAGTTGGCTTACTCAATACCATGATATGTTGATATCGAGCATATTGAATATGAGGGAATTGATCCTCTATTTTTTGATCTAGATCATCTAAAAAGATGTTTGATAAAACATTATCCAATATAGGGATCAAAGGAGATCCTATAGGATATGAATAATCCTTACCCTCTTCATCTAATATTTGATTATAAATTAAACTATTTAGTATACTCATCAAGTAATGATCTGAGTTCACAAGAGGTGCTACTTTTTCTAATACTCTAGATTTGGAATAACTATAAATAGTCTTATGAAGACTAATAACAATGAAATTATTTAATCCTCCCCACTTGTCAAGTGTCTCATTAAATGAAATAAATTCATCATCTGTTTGATATTTCAAATAGCATGATTTCCTAAAAAAGGTAAGCTCTTCTGTTATAGATTTTATGAAAACTAAAATGAATGCTGTTATAACAACTGTGTCCGAAAATGAGGACTTGATGAAGTTTGTTCCTTTATCTATATATCTAATATCGGGAGATACTAGATCTTTTGAAAAATAAGAGACATTTGGTAATGATTGGACAATCAAATCAACGGGAAATCGTCTAATAATTTGATTATTAATAGATGGCAGTCTATACACTTCACCTTCAAGTTCACAAAAATCATTCTTTCCCTCTTCGGACATTTTTTCAACTAATTTCATGTTATCAATAACGTATTTCTTATTGTAGACTAAATCTAGAATTTCGTATATTTCTCCTGATGTTAATTTATAACAATCATAATCCTCATTCAGCCTGGTATGAACAACGTGTATTAGGTTACATAACCTCAAATGAAAGATTTCATCTTCAGTCTTACTAAGATACTGATTTTCATCATCTAACACCTTAGATGGCAAGTGATCTTTCCAATAAGAACGGATCAAAAGTAAGATATTGTTTAGATTTTTCATTTTTAGTTGTTACAAATTGAGACAAATATATCAAAAGCCTTTACCAATGTAAAATAATACCACACAACATATGTGTGAACAGGCTTGCTTTGGTTTTATTTGAAAAT from Brassica napus mitochondrial linear plasmid, complete sequence carries:
- the orf2 gene encoding hypothetical protein, with the translated sequence MKNLNNILLLIRSYWKDHLPSKVLDDENQYLSKTEDEIFHLRLCNLIHVVHTRLNEDYDCYKLTSGEIYEILDLVYNKKYVIDNMKLVEKMSEEGKNDFCELEGEVYRLPSINNQIIRRFPVDLIVQSLPNVSYFSKDLVSPDIRYIDKGTNFIKSSFSDTVVITAFILVFIKSITEELTFFRKSCYLKYQTDDEFISFNETLDKWGGLNNFIVISLHKTIYSYSKSRVLEKVAPLVNSDHYLMSILNSLIYNQILDEEGKDYSYPIGSPLIPILDNVLSNIFLDDLDQKIEDQFPHIQYARYQHIMVLSKPTTDKEVFDNTLNQIFLDIQISPYYISNIDINQILPYFMEEQNCVSK